In the genome of bacterium, the window GGCACGCGGGAGTGCCTGCGGCACGCGGGAGTGCCTGCGGCACGCGGGAGTGCCTCTCAAGCGTCCCCGACGGAGTCGGGGACCCACGCGCTTCATCCCCGATGCAATCGGGGATGAAGCTCAGGCGCGACGCGGAGCGTCGCACCCGCGCGTCCCGCAGAGCGGGACGCTCCCGACCGCACTTTTTCCTCCGATTTTCTTTTTTCAGGGATTGGAAAATGCGTAACTTTGTGGAAGGGAGTTTCGTTCTTTTACAGGATTTCATCAGCAACTTTTGAGAGGAATCTCAATGGCTACCGCACTGAACGACTTCATGCAGGAAGTCAAAGGCAAGAACCCCGGCGAAGCAGAATTTCATCAGGCAGTTGAAGAGGTCGTGGAGACCCTTCTGCCGGTTCTTGACAGGCACCCCGAATATCGAAAAGCGAAAATCCTCGACCGACTCGTCGAGCCCGAGCGCGTCATCATGTTCCGCGTCCCCTGGGTTGCGGACAATGGTGAGGTGCGCGTCAATCGTGGATACCGCATCGAGTTCAACAGCGCCATCGGTCCGTACAAGGGCGGCTTGCGCTTTCACCCGAGTGTGACCCTCAGTATTCTCAAATTCCTCGGTTTCGAGCAAATCTTTAAAAACAGTCTCACGACGCTGCCAATGGGCGGCGGCAAGGGCGGATCGGATTTCGATCCCAAGTTCAAATCCAAAAATGAAATCATGCGTTTTTCGCAGAGCTTCATGAGCGAACTGTTCCGTCATATCGGACCGAACACGGACGTTCCCGCCGGTGATATCGGTGTGGGCGGACAGGAAATCGGTTTCCTCTTCGGGCAGTACAAAAAACTGCGCAATTCTTTTGACGGCGTGCTGACGGGCAAGGGACTCTCATGGGGCGGCAGCCTCATTCGTCCCGAAGCCACGGGATTCGGCGTGGTGTACTTCGCTGCCGAAATGCTGGCGACGAAGGGACAGAGCTTCGAAGGCAAAACCGTTGCCGTTTCCGGCTTCGGCAACGTCGCCTGGGGCGCAGTGACCAAGGTCAACGAACTGGGCGGCAAGGTTGTCACCCTGTCCGGTCCTGATGGCTACATCCACGATCCTGA includes:
- the gdhA gene encoding NADP-specific glutamate dehydrogenase encodes the protein MATALNDFMQEVKGKNPGEAEFHQAVEEVVETLLPVLDRHPEYRKAKILDRLVEPERVIMFRVPWVADNGEVRVNRGYRIEFNSAIGPYKGGLRFHPSVTLSILKFLGFEQIFKNSLTTLPMGGGKGGSDFDPKFKSKNEIMRFSQSFMSELFRHIGPNTDVPAGDIGVGGQEIGFLFGQYKKLRNSFDGVLTGKGLSWGGSLIRPEATGFGVVYFAAEMLATKGQSFEGKTVAVSGFGNVAWGAVTKVNELGGKVVTLSGPDGYIHDPEGITGDKVEYMLELRASNQDIVEPYAEQFGVEFVPNKHPWEVKCDIALPCATQNELNAEDAKALIANGCQVICEGSNMPTTADAAHLILGSDIMYGPAKAANAGGVAVSGLEMTQNSIRMSWSREEVDNHLHRIMKNIHQSCLDAAANNGLAGNYVAGANIAGFTKVADAMLAQGIV